In Archangium violaceum, the following are encoded in one genomic region:
- a CDS encoding AAA family ATPase produces MKFGFALRRLVLTGPGLPAAEVAFTRGLNVIAGPSDSGKSFIAQCIDYALGSGEPPKEIPEVERYTTVILEIESNHDKRIFTLERSIRGGDIRLTTQGEPDRILAAKHQGGKEDTVSQFLLELSGLGSKKVRINKQGTTRPLSFRDIAPLILIDEETVIKETSPVLSGQVIHKTVESGVFRLLLTGTDDSSVIAKEDPKVAKGRKEGKAEVLEVLLQKAREGLADVGEVGSLLDERDRLARLEAALQQAMAERDAEQKNASPLEAKRRGAWQRLRASESKLNVLSELQKRFDLLHEQYASDLRRLEAISEAGVRLDQLKEERCPMCGAQAEHHDNSHRMERLAPADVSQACKAESAKTIRLLQDLQSTRATTAAEVEQLTSERDVLQGEFDAVAAELKTVLEQRVDVAAKKVDDIRARRDACKKALELLERVQELEGLLAEANTPQKRERAEGPASTVSTGQAEPFSKEVESLLREWRYPNLDRVTFSEKDQDVVISGRARRTHGKGVRAIFRAAFNLALLRYCVREERPFPNLVLIDSPLIVYEKPDAGETEFPQDIKKHFWDSVKSSFGDAQVIIIENRRQLPSDGAIGDVNVVLFTGNDQGRRGFIPSPGGSA; encoded by the coding sequence GTGAAGTTCGGCTTTGCCCTTCGACGACTTGTTCTCACCGGGCCCGGTTTGCCGGCCGCCGAGGTGGCGTTCACGCGAGGGCTGAACGTGATCGCGGGGCCTTCAGACTCCGGGAAGAGCTTCATCGCCCAATGCATCGACTATGCGTTGGGCAGCGGTGAGCCGCCCAAGGAAATCCCCGAGGTCGAGCGCTACACGACCGTCATCCTCGAGATCGAGTCGAACCACGACAAGCGCATCTTCACGCTCGAGCGAAGCATTCGCGGAGGAGACATCCGCCTCACGACGCAGGGCGAGCCGGATCGCATCCTCGCGGCGAAGCACCAAGGCGGCAAAGAGGACACGGTCTCGCAGTTCCTCCTTGAGTTGTCCGGGCTCGGCAGCAAGAAGGTCCGCATCAACAAGCAGGGGACAACGCGCCCGCTGAGCTTCCGGGACATCGCGCCACTCATCCTCATCGACGAAGAAACCGTCATCAAGGAGACGTCGCCGGTCCTGAGTGGGCAGGTCATTCACAAGACCGTTGAGAGCGGTGTCTTCCGCCTTCTGCTGACGGGCACGGATGACTCTTCGGTCATCGCGAAGGAGGACCCGAAGGTCGCGAAGGGGCGGAAAGAGGGAAAGGCCGAGGTCCTCGAGGTGCTGCTGCAGAAAGCCCGCGAGGGGTTGGCCGATGTCGGCGAGGTGGGAAGCCTCCTCGACGAGCGCGATCGGCTCGCCCGACTTGAGGCGGCCCTCCAGCAGGCAATGGCGGAACGGGACGCGGAACAGAAGAATGCTTCCCCGTTGGAGGCGAAGCGCCGTGGTGCATGGCAGCGGCTGCGAGCATCCGAATCGAAGCTCAACGTGCTCTCGGAGCTGCAGAAGCGATTCGACCTCCTCCATGAGCAGTACGCGTCCGACTTGCGACGTCTGGAGGCGATCTCCGAGGCCGGCGTGAGGCTCGACCAGCTCAAGGAGGAGCGGTGCCCGATGTGCGGTGCGCAGGCGGAACACCACGACAATTCACATCGGATGGAGCGACTCGCACCTGCGGATGTTTCCCAGGCTTGTAAGGCCGAATCCGCCAAGACCATCAGGCTCCTCCAGGACCTCCAGTCGACGCGCGCGACCACCGCCGCCGAGGTGGAGCAACTGACGAGCGAGCGGGATGTGCTCCAAGGCGAGTTCGATGCGGTCGCGGCGGAACTGAAGACCGTACTTGAGCAACGCGTGGACGTCGCCGCCAAGAAGGTCGACGACATCCGCGCACGCCGTGATGCGTGCAAGAAGGCCCTGGAGCTTCTTGAACGTGTGCAGGAACTGGAAGGCCTCCTGGCAGAGGCCAACACCCCGCAGAAGAGGGAGCGCGCCGAAGGTCCGGCATCCACCGTCAGCACCGGTCAAGCCGAGCCGTTCAGCAAGGAGGTGGAGTCGCTTCTTCGTGAGTGGCGCTACCCGAACCTCGATCGCGTCACCTTCAGCGAGAAGGACCAGGACGTCGTCATCTCCGGTCGAGCGCGGCGAACGCATGGAAAGGGTGTCCGAGCGATCTTCCGCGCGGCATTCAACCTCGCGTTGCTTCGGTACTGCGTTCGAGAGGAGAGGCCGTTCCCCAACCTCGTGCTCATCGACTCGCCGCTGATCGTGTACGAGAAGCCGGATGCCGGTGAGACCGAGTTCCCGCAGGACATCAAGAAACACTTCTGGGACAGCGTGAAGTCGTCCTTCGGAGATGCGCAGGTCATCATCATCGAGAACCGTAGGCAACTCCCCAGCGACGGCGCCATCGGTGACGTGAACGTAGTGCTGTTCACCGGGAACGATCAGGGGCGGCGGGGCTTCATCCCATCGCCGGGCGGCTCAGCATGA
- a CDS encoding ABC-three component system middle component 2 has product MGEVTSEKPLKDVALFNGPVELGLRALCILTAAYPASYSLERLVVFDYLSVHSDDMPGGPAGLHPQTPHRGGEIFVRRGVLQEGLLLYQSRGLIERVYQDGGIFFTATDKSAGFLDALSTEYVTGLRARADWLVDSYGLLDDAELDAVVRERIGTWGAEFTMESVLWEEEAS; this is encoded by the coding sequence GTGGGTGAAGTGACGTCGGAGAAGCCGCTCAAGGACGTCGCGCTGTTCAACGGGCCGGTAGAACTCGGGCTCCGTGCGCTGTGCATCCTCACCGCCGCGTACCCGGCCTCGTACTCGCTCGAACGCCTCGTGGTGTTTGACTACTTGAGCGTGCACTCGGATGACATGCCCGGCGGCCCTGCAGGCCTTCACCCGCAGACCCCTCATCGCGGCGGCGAGATCTTCGTGCGGCGCGGCGTGCTCCAAGAGGGGCTACTCCTCTACCAGAGCCGAGGCCTCATCGAGCGCGTCTATCAGGATGGCGGCATCTTCTTCACGGCCACGGACAAGTCCGCAGGTTTCCTCGACGCCCTCAGCACCGAGTACGTCACGGGCCTGCGGGCAAGGGCTGACTGGCTCGTCGATAGCTACGGACTGCTCGACGACGCCGAGCTCGACGCAGTGGTTCGTGAGCGCATCGGCACGTGGGGCGCCGAGTTCACGATGGAGTCCGTGCTCTGGGAAGAGGAGGCGTCGTGA
- a CDS encoding ABC-three component system protein, producing the protein MKKIPPPAPIPQPPTPPPGLAADVVASGLPVHPEDRIKLFSASQWEVFVHEWVDSLRDEYELVERCGGAGDMGRDVIATVKGGNGAWDNYQCKHYKESLKPTDIWVELGKLAYYTKRGDYTYPRRYRFIAPQGAGTKLSNLLKKADDLRDGLLKNWDEYCREGITNTEEVDCDAAMKAHIASLDFSIFEATPVLRIIDGHAKTRWHAARFGGGLPLRPAPLTPPVLPGATESVFVRELLRAYGDHLKQDVNDVDDLAARDDLREHFADSRVEFYSAESLRTFSRDTLPPGEFEKLQDEVHAGIKDDVRDVHVDGYRRVVAVVKTARILPLAAHPLHTRIHVRDRGGICHQLANDGKVRWVK; encoded by the coding sequence TTGAAAAAGATTCCGCCGCCCGCTCCGATCCCGCAGCCGCCGACGCCGCCGCCTGGACTGGCTGCTGACGTCGTGGCGTCGGGTCTGCCGGTCCATCCCGAGGACCGCATCAAGCTGTTCAGCGCGTCGCAGTGGGAGGTCTTCGTCCACGAGTGGGTCGACTCGCTTCGCGATGAGTACGAGCTCGTCGAGCGGTGTGGTGGCGCCGGCGACATGGGCCGAGACGTCATTGCGACCGTGAAGGGCGGGAACGGGGCGTGGGACAACTACCAGTGCAAGCACTACAAGGAGTCGCTCAAGCCCACGGACATCTGGGTCGAGCTGGGGAAGCTCGCTTATTACACGAAGCGAGGCGACTACACCTATCCGCGCCGATACCGCTTCATCGCGCCGCAGGGGGCTGGCACGAAGTTGTCGAACCTGCTGAAGAAGGCTGACGACCTTCGCGATGGGCTCCTGAAGAACTGGGATGAATACTGTCGTGAGGGGATCACCAATACTGAGGAGGTCGACTGCGACGCAGCGATGAAGGCGCACATCGCGAGCCTCGACTTCTCCATCTTCGAAGCCACGCCGGTACTGCGGATCATCGACGGGCACGCGAAGACCCGGTGGCACGCGGCTCGGTTTGGCGGCGGACTTCCGCTTCGCCCCGCCCCCCTCACGCCTCCAGTCTTGCCTGGGGCGACTGAGTCAGTCTTCGTGCGCGAACTCCTGCGGGCGTACGGCGATCATCTGAAGCAGGACGTGAACGACGTCGACGACCTCGCTGCGCGCGATGACCTTCGGGAGCACTTCGCCGATTCCCGCGTCGAGTTCTACAGCGCCGAGTCCTTGCGCACATTCTCGCGCGACACATTGCCTCCGGGCGAGTTCGAGAAGCTTCAAGACGAGGTTCACGCAGGCATCAAGGACGACGTGCGCGATGTCCACGTCGATGGATACCGGCGTGTCGTGGCTGTGGTGAAGACGGCGCGCATTCTGCCGCTGGCAGCCCACCCCCTTCACACTCGAATTCACGTCCGGGATCGTGGCGGCATCTGCCACCAACTCGCGAACGACGGAAAGGTTCGGTGGGTGAAGTGA
- a CDS encoding DEAD/DEAH box helicase family protein, whose protein sequence is MSFFTFQADLPHQLAAVNNVAELFDGLDKRAAASFLNIEDIIGNADEWDDLADDLIEENLRRIQNAHNAEQPEASLAVGRLTRDDGVMLDGVSVDAHSCPHFTIEMETGTGKTYVYLRTMLELHRRYGFTKFIVVVPSVAILEGVKKAFDDMRDHFKALFGTTNFSRRVYDGGKPGIVPAFARDVFPSLLIMTLQSFSRASNNLYKANDSVISELKPYQWIQRTRPIVILDEPQNMGSEKSKEAIRTLRPLFVLRYSATHKADDQPNPVYRLTPVQAFRLGLVKHVQVTGIAELGISGKSTLRLLDVTRSGAKPVAKVRALCLERNNETRAKELTFKQGESIFKQTKLPEHEGLKVANIRAAGEGLPAAIELDGGGDGGRMLTTEDDLQGSSEQAWKLQIEETIKSHFARQRELKKHGVKVLSLFFIDRVANYTGDTPRIKNLFDECFNALKKKEPDFKHFDAEEVREAYFAKTTKKKKGGAEEEVFLDEVGEDSKEAKEAFELIMRKKEVLLSFPNEKDPGSKVAFIFAHSALREGWDNPNVFQICTLNQTVSVMKKRQEIGRGLRLCVNQKGERLTDPALNVLTVIANESYETYVRTLQTEYREAGDQAPPAPTRPGKAVAKRRDTLAQNAEFKQFWDKLCQRLEYTIDIDTEALIKEATDRLNDPASTPFPKPMLAVTKGRFVVVEYTLEFVKAIGTDGAQLRIRELSSEAEELHLGLVPAEEKIVNVKVDTDLAQVTHNPHLRGFKVMEIGRHLGEMRVRFTNEVQISESETHHFSGTRLDNNPTREVAAAHVDQPIPDFFGRAAEETFLTRATLWRIFQGVSQEQKVTLHAHPEGWANTFVRIVGDTVKDHIVDRLRFRDTGTREDDIGPIELAFPPELDQVQRELIDGGPTSLYDKVQVDSDVERKFVNEHLRPDEENLVVYFKFPPRFRIGLPRIIGNYNPDWGVLRHEKGAPISLELVRETKGGDDLNKLRFLNEGRKLVLAERYFATLGIDYRFVSPQVDKYWQSRGSAAKQKKMAIASEPTGVAVLVYDLKAAATAFSEGQDPEELGRVYLEARKAKRPGLFVARVVGNSMNRVAPDGAWCLWQHIGPAGAPAPAPGEYLLVRREDPDDPRLGGFTFKRWELTPTGARLSPVSYDPKFKPILLTPEDAETTTHLARFIEVLHLDDSEVTA, encoded by the coding sequence ATGAGCTTCTTCACCTTCCAGGCGGACCTCCCGCACCAGCTCGCGGCGGTGAACAACGTCGCCGAACTCTTCGATGGCCTCGACAAGCGCGCCGCCGCGTCGTTCCTCAACATCGAGGACATCATTGGCAACGCCGATGAGTGGGACGACCTCGCCGACGACCTCATCGAGGAGAACCTCCGCCGCATCCAGAACGCCCACAACGCCGAACAGCCCGAGGCCTCGCTCGCCGTCGGTCGCCTCACGCGCGATGACGGCGTGATGCTCGACGGCGTCAGTGTCGATGCTCACTCATGCCCGCACTTCACCATCGAGATGGAGACGGGCACCGGCAAGACCTACGTCTACCTGCGCACGATGCTCGAGCTGCATCGGCGCTACGGCTTCACGAAGTTCATCGTCGTGGTGCCCTCGGTCGCCATCCTCGAGGGCGTTAAGAAAGCGTTCGACGACATGAGGGACCATTTCAAGGCCCTCTTCGGCACCACGAACTTCTCGCGCCGTGTCTATGACGGCGGGAAGCCCGGCATCGTCCCGGCCTTCGCGCGCGACGTGTTCCCGTCGCTGCTCATCATGACGCTTCAGTCATTCAGCCGCGCGAGCAACAACCTCTACAAGGCGAACGACAGCGTCATCAGCGAGCTGAAGCCGTACCAGTGGATTCAGCGCACGCGCCCCATCGTCATCCTCGACGAGCCGCAGAACATGGGCTCGGAGAAGTCGAAGGAGGCGATCCGCACGCTGCGCCCGCTCTTCGTGCTGCGCTACTCGGCGACCCACAAGGCCGACGACCAGCCAAACCCTGTCTACCGGCTCACGCCCGTGCAGGCCTTCCGGCTCGGTCTCGTTAAGCACGTACAGGTCACGGGCATCGCGGAGCTTGGCATCTCTGGCAAGTCGACGTTGCGCTTGCTCGACGTGACCCGCAGCGGGGCCAAGCCCGTGGCCAAGGTGCGCGCGCTGTGCCTCGAGAGGAACAACGAGACCCGCGCGAAGGAACTGACCTTCAAACAGGGCGAGAGCATCTTCAAGCAGACGAAGCTTCCTGAGCACGAGGGGCTCAAGGTCGCGAACATCCGCGCCGCTGGCGAAGGGCTTCCCGCCGCCATCGAGCTGGATGGCGGCGGCGACGGCGGGCGCATGCTCACCACCGAGGACGACCTTCAGGGGTCGTCAGAGCAGGCGTGGAAGCTCCAGATCGAGGAGACGATCAAGAGTCACTTCGCGCGCCAGCGCGAGCTGAAGAAGCACGGCGTAAAGGTGCTCTCGCTCTTTTTCATCGACCGCGTCGCGAACTACACGGGCGACACGCCGCGCATCAAGAACCTCTTCGACGAGTGCTTCAACGCGCTGAAGAAGAAGGAGCCTGACTTCAAGCACTTCGATGCCGAGGAGGTCCGCGAGGCCTACTTCGCCAAGACGACCAAGAAGAAGAAGGGTGGCGCCGAGGAGGAGGTCTTCCTCGACGAGGTGGGCGAGGACTCGAAGGAGGCCAAGGAGGCCTTCGAGCTCATCATGCGCAAGAAGGAGGTCTTGCTCTCGTTCCCCAACGAGAAGGACCCGGGCAGCAAGGTCGCCTTCATCTTCGCGCATTCTGCGCTGCGCGAGGGCTGGGACAACCCGAACGTCTTCCAGATCTGCACGCTCAACCAGACGGTGAGCGTGATGAAGAAGCGCCAGGAGATCGGGCGCGGCCTGCGCCTCTGTGTGAACCAGAAGGGCGAGCGGCTCACCGATCCGGCGCTCAACGTGCTCACCGTCATCGCCAACGAGAGCTACGAGACCTACGTCCGCACGCTGCAGACCGAGTACCGCGAGGCGGGCGATCAAGCGCCTCCGGCCCCGACGCGGCCCGGGAAGGCCGTCGCGAAGCGCCGCGATACGCTCGCGCAGAACGCCGAGTTCAAGCAGTTCTGGGACAAGCTCTGCCAGCGCCTCGAGTACACGATCGACATCGACACCGAGGCGCTCATCAAGGAGGCAACGGACCGGCTCAATGACCCGGCGTCGACGCCCTTTCCGAAGCCGATGCTGGCCGTCACGAAGGGGCGCTTTGTTGTCGTCGAGTACACGCTGGAGTTCGTGAAGGCGATCGGGACCGACGGCGCGCAGCTCCGCATCCGCGAGCTGTCGTCGGAGGCAGAGGAGCTGCACCTCGGACTCGTCCCGGCCGAAGAGAAGATCGTCAATGTCAAAGTGGACACGGACCTCGCGCAGGTGACGCACAACCCGCACCTGCGTGGTTTCAAGGTGATGGAGATCGGTCGCCACCTCGGCGAGATGCGCGTCCGCTTCACGAACGAGGTGCAGATCAGCGAGAGCGAGACCCACCACTTCTCCGGCACCCGCCTCGACAACAACCCCACCCGCGAGGTCGCGGCCGCACACGTCGACCAACCGATCCCCGACTTCTTCGGGCGCGCCGCCGAGGAGACGTTCCTGACTCGCGCCACGCTCTGGCGAATCTTCCAGGGCGTAAGCCAGGAGCAAAAAGTGACGCTCCACGCGCACCCAGAAGGCTGGGCCAACACCTTCGTGCGCATCGTCGGCGACACGGTGAAGGACCATATCGTCGACCGGCTTCGCTTCCGAGATACCGGCACGCGCGAAGACGACATCGGGCCGATCGAACTGGCTTTCCCGCCGGAGCTGGACCAGGTGCAGCGCGAGCTGATCGACGGCGGGCCGACCTCGCTCTACGACAAGGTCCAGGTCGACTCGGACGTCGAGCGCAAGTTCGTCAACGAGCATCTTCGACCCGATGAGGAGAACCTCGTCGTCTACTTCAAGTTCCCGCCGCGCTTCCGCATCGGGCTGCCGCGCATCATCGGCAACTACAACCCGGACTGGGGCGTGCTCCGGCACGAGAAGGGAGCGCCGATTTCGCTCGAATTGGTGCGCGAGACGAAGGGTGGCGACGACCTCAACAAGCTCCGCTTCCTCAACGAGGGGCGCAAGCTCGTGCTCGCTGAGCGCTACTTCGCGACGCTCGGCATCGACTACCGGTTTGTGAGCCCGCAGGTCGACAAGTACTGGCAGTCGCGCGGGTCGGCCGCCAAGCAGAAGAAGATGGCCATTGCCAGCGAGCCGACGGGTGTGGCCGTGCTGGTCTACGACCTGAAGGCCGCCGCCACGGCGTTCTCCGAGGGCCAAGACCCGGAAGAGCTCGGCCGCGTCTACCTCGAGGCCAGGAAGGCGAAGCGGCCTGGGCTCTTCGTCGCCAGGGTCGTTGGCAATTCGATGAACCGCGTCGCGCCGGACGGCGCGTGGTGCCTCTGGCAGCATATTGGCCCGGCTGGCGCGCCCGCTCCGGCGCCCGGCGAGTACCTCCTCGTGCGCCGCGAGGACCCGGACGATCCACGCCTCGGCGGCTTCACGTTCAAGCGCTGGGAACTGACGCCGACGGGGGCTCGCCTGTCGCCGGTCAGCTACGACCCGAAGTTCAAGCCGATCCTGCTCACGCCCGAGGACGCGGAGACGACGACGCACCTCGCGCGGTTCATCGAGGTGCTGCACCTCGACGATTCGGAGGTCACTGCTTGA
- a CDS encoding site-specific DNA-methyltransferase, which produces MKPEKIERRPSSEERLEVLRDLFPEVFTDGRVNVERLREVLEDSASDAPDTEHYGLRWPGKQQARRLANQPPHVTLRPVPKAGVDEDTTGNMVIVGDNLQVLLALQKSYASSIKLIYIDPPYNTGNDFIYKDNFAVDEELYLQDTRQADLHGRLVSNPQTSGRFHSNWLNFMYPRLRVARSLLRDDGAIFISIDDHEVHNLRHLMDEIFGAENFKTDVIWQKRYTRSNNTVDFTTVVEHILVYARSDAFTVNLLPRSDEADARYTNPDNDPRGPWKGASFLNPATPDERPNLCYPLVNPTTGETTLPTKNAWRRSKEEFQRLQSEGLLYWGKDGRSAVPSIKMFLSESRGLTPINFWDHKYAGNTDDGTRDLAVRVPGKVFDNPKPVQLIRRIIEHVSSGDDIILDFFAGSGTTGDAVFQHNAEDGGTRRFILVQVPEGVDGSDYQTIDQITCERLRRASTAMKAEGVKGDLGFRVFKEDSPALARPLHLAAEQLEKGQLAMFKEKLAHIQPADLFTEVLLLLGFPLDAKREQVPQDSANTLWRFENPRVPQPLLLCLDPKVDDDLLDALRDKKNHIFVCRDEALTDVAKARFYDALKLADSTFKVL; this is translated from the coding sequence ATGAAGCCTGAGAAGATCGAACGTCGTCCGAGCAGCGAAGAGCGCCTCGAAGTGCTCCGCGATCTGTTTCCCGAGGTGTTCACGGACGGCCGAGTGAACGTCGAGCGTCTGCGTGAGGTCCTTGAGGACAGCGCGAGCGACGCTCCTGACACCGAGCACTACGGCCTCAGATGGCCCGGCAAGCAGCAGGCGCGCAGGCTCGCCAACCAGCCGCCGCACGTGACGCTGCGCCCGGTGCCCAAGGCGGGCGTCGACGAAGACACCACCGGCAACATGGTGATCGTCGGCGACAACCTGCAGGTGCTGCTCGCGCTGCAGAAGAGCTACGCGAGCTCGATCAAGCTCATCTACATCGACCCGCCGTACAACACCGGCAACGACTTCATCTACAAAGACAACTTTGCCGTTGACGAGGAGCTGTACCTGCAAGACACGCGGCAGGCGGATCTCCATGGCCGGCTCGTGTCGAACCCGCAGACGAGCGGGCGATTCCACTCGAACTGGCTGAACTTCATGTACCCACGGCTACGGGTGGCTCGTAGCCTCCTGCGCGACGACGGAGCGATCTTCATTTCGATCGACGACCACGAGGTACACAACCTTCGCCACCTCATGGACGAGATCTTCGGCGCCGAGAACTTCAAGACGGACGTCATTTGGCAGAAGAGGTACACGCGGAGCAACAACACCGTGGATTTCACGACGGTTGTTGAGCACATCCTCGTGTACGCGCGCTCAGACGCGTTCACAGTCAACTTGCTCCCAAGAAGCGATGAGGCGGACGCGCGATACACCAACCCGGATAACGATCCACGAGGGCCTTGGAAAGGCGCGTCCTTTCTGAATCCTGCGACGCCAGACGAACGCCCCAACCTTTGCTACCCGCTCGTGAACCCCACGACAGGAGAAACCACGCTCCCTACCAAGAACGCATGGCGCCGCTCGAAGGAGGAGTTTCAGCGCCTTCAGAGCGAGGGATTGCTCTACTGGGGCAAAGACGGACGTTCGGCCGTGCCCAGCATCAAGATGTTTCTATCCGAGAGTCGTGGACTCACGCCCATCAACTTCTGGGACCACAAGTACGCCGGCAACACCGACGATGGCACACGGGACCTTGCCGTCCGAGTTCCAGGGAAAGTCTTCGACAACCCCAAGCCCGTACAGCTAATCCGCCGTATCATCGAGCACGTCAGCAGCGGCGACGACATCATCTTGGACTTCTTCGCCGGTTCGGGCACCACCGGCGATGCAGTCTTCCAACACAACGCCGAAGACGGCGGCACCCGGCGCTTCATCCTCGTGCAAGTTCCGGAGGGCGTAGATGGGTCCGACTACCAGACCATCGACCAAATCACCTGCGAGCGCCTGCGCCGCGCCTCGACCGCGATGAAGGCCGAGGGCGTGAAGGGCGATCTCGGCTTCCGGGTCTTCAAGGAGGATTCGCCCGCGCTCGCGCGCCCCCTGCACCTCGCCGCCGAACAGCTCGAGAAGGGGCAGCTCGCGATGTTCAAGGAGAAGCTCGCGCACATTCAGCCCGCCGACCTCTTCACCGAGGTGCTGTTGCTCCTCGGGTTTCCGCTCGACGCCAAGCGCGAGCAGGTGCCGCAGGACTCGGCCAACACGCTCTGGCGCTTCGAGAACCCGCGCGTGCCGCAGCCGCTGCTCCTCTGCCTCGACCCGAAGGTCGACGACGACCTCCTCGACGCGCTCCGCGACAAGAAGAACCACATCTTCGTCTGCCGTGACGAAGCGCTCACCGACGTCGCCAAGGCCCGGTTCTACGACGCGCTGAAGCTCGCCGACTCCACGTTCAAGGTCCTCTGA
- a CDS encoding PD-(D/E)XK nuclease family protein, with the protein MSWEMPLTDDERFLMEAFEANFERLREESGRSLAPFIKESARQQVLLYYRRLRELAAQVEETEVRLVLPEQTSPAGRQYTLEGVVDIVEDGSSTVMYDLKTYLDADAARDHVEPHYRQLNVYAHIWKGLRGRQLDKVAVIATRPTRPLYRALRAGEPAKIQAAMEAWAPVLEVPVDGNVVAEVMESFGRVVDLIEDRKFSPPSLEVLKASSRPDGKVPFAQDVCLNCDARFGCASYRQLVRAQSPGRADQALRDASADFGGDAEKQDWRDSGVTATARIDVEDEGTSA; encoded by the coding sequence ATGAGCTGGGAGATGCCGCTGACCGACGACGAGCGCTTCCTGATGGAGGCCTTCGAGGCGAACTTCGAGCGACTGCGCGAGGAGAGCGGCAGGTCGCTCGCGCCGTTCATTAAGGAGTCCGCGCGTCAGCAGGTGCTGCTCTACTACCGCCGCCTGCGCGAGCTCGCCGCGCAGGTCGAGGAGACCGAAGTGCGGCTCGTGTTGCCCGAGCAGACGAGCCCCGCCGGTCGCCAGTACACGCTCGAGGGCGTGGTCGACATCGTCGAGGACGGCTCGTCGACGGTCATGTACGACCTGAAGACGTACCTCGACGCCGACGCCGCGCGCGATCACGTCGAGCCGCACTACCGCCAGCTCAACGTCTACGCGCACATCTGGAAGGGGCTGCGTGGTAGGCAGCTCGACAAGGTCGCGGTGATCGCCACGCGCCCGACGAGGCCCCTCTACCGCGCGCTGCGCGCCGGGGAGCCCGCGAAGATCCAGGCCGCGATGGAGGCGTGGGCTCCTGTGCTCGAGGTGCCCGTGGATGGCAACGTCGTCGCCGAGGTGATGGAGAGCTTCGGGCGCGTCGTCGACCTCATCGAGGACCGCAAATTCAGCCCGCCCAGCCTCGAAGTGCTGAAGGCATCATCGCGACCCGATGGCAAGGTGCCCTTCGCACAGGACGTGTGCCTGAACTGCGACGCGCGCTTCGGTTGCGCCTCGTACCGCCAGCTCGTGCGCGCGCAGTCGCCGGGGCGGGCTGACCAGGCGCTGCGCGACGCGAGCGCCGACTTCGGCGGCGACGCCGAGAAACAGGATTGGCGCGATAGCGGCGTGACCGCGACCGCGCGCATCGATGTGGAAGACGAGGGAACGAGCGCATGA